GCGCACGACGTGGCGGTCTACCGCGCCGCGAACGCCGTGCAGACGCGCATCGAGACGGCCGGCGGGCGGGTGACCCGGGTCCGCATCGACGCGGAGCTGAAGGGCCTGCTCGCCGCCCGCGCGGAGCAGGCGCGGCGGACGGCGAGCCGCGAGGCGGCCGACGAGGCACGCCGCCGCGCCGCCGAGACGCTGGGGCTGCCGGTCGTCGACGGCAAGGTGCTCGTGCCGGACGCGCAGGTCGAGCACGTCGACGCGGCGGGCCGCACCGGACGCACCAACGTCGAGGTGGCCTCGGAGCACTACCGGGGGCGCGCCATCCGGGCGAAGGCGCGCGCGGGCTTCACGTTGTACGCGTCGTCGGCGCGCGCCGCCTCGGCGGTGCGGCGGGCGCTCGGCGGGGGCCGTGACGGCGGCCGGGGCGGCGGCGGGCTACGCCGCGAGCACGAGGTGATCGAGCTGTGAGGCCGTGGAAGGTGGGCGTGGGACTGACGGCGTCGGCCGGCGCGATAAGCGTCTGGGCGCTGTGGGTCGAGCTGACCTACCTGCACCCGTTCTGGCGCGTGGTCGCCACCGACTACGGCTGGTACGTGGCGGCGTACGGCGGGCTGGCCCTGGCGGCCTTCGGGACAAGCGTCTACCTCGCCGCCCGCGTCATCGGTCTCGGCGCGGTGGGCCGCAAGGTGGACGTGGTCGAGCGGGCGGTCCGGCGCGGCGCCGGACAGGATGCGGCGCTGGCCGAGGCGCTCGCCCGCGACGAGGCGGGGGACTACCTGTGACCGAGACGCTGGCGTGCGGACGCGCCCTGTGGGTAGCCGGCCTGTTGGCTGTCGGCGTCGGGAGCGTCCTCTTGACGGTGGCGCCCCGCGGGCGCGGGGGCTGTCACGGCGGACTGGCCGTCGTCCTGGCGCTGACGGTGTTCGCGGCGACGGTCTGGCAGGTCTCGGCGGTGTGCGGAACCGAGTGACGAGGAGGAGAACGATGCGGAGATACGGATGGTTGCGGTTCGGGCTGACGGCGGCGGTGCTCCTGGCGTACGGGGAGCTTCTGCTGGCGCAGGGGCGCTCGCCCTGGGTGCAGGCGGTCAACAACCTCCAGCAGGCGTTCACCGGCCCGATCGCGCGCGGACTGGCGCTGGTGGCGATCGTCGTCGGCGGGTTGATGTTCGCGTTTCAGGAAGGCGGCAGCAAGCAGGCGCTGGCCGGGATCATCTTCGGTCTCGGCATGGCGCTGGGCGCGGCCAACTTCATCACGTGGCTCTTCTGATGCGCGGCCAGAGGCAGTGGCGGGGCTACGCGATCCTGAGCCAGCCGCTGACGGTGCTCGGGGTCGAGCGGCGGTTCTTCCTGCTGGCCGCGACGCTGGGGGCGGCCGTGTGGAACGCCGTCAACAGCCTGATGGCGGGCGGACTGGTCTTCGGCGTGCTGTACGGCGCCGGCTGGCTGGCGTGGCGCCACGACCAGAACCTCGTCGGGGTCATCCGGGCGGCCGTCCGCTACCGCAGCCGGTACGACGCGGGGCTGCTCCTGGACCGGTCGCCGTACGTGGTCATCGAGCGGGGTGCGTCGTGAAGGACGACACCGGCGCGCTGGCGCATGAGCTGCCGTACTGGGGCTGGGTCGACGAGCGGACCTGCCTGACGCGGCACGGCGAGCTGGTGACGGTGGGACGGCTTGTGCCCGTCGTCACCGACGGCCGGCGGGCCGAGGACCTCGACGCCGTGGCGGGCCGCTGGCAGCGGATGCTCTCGGGTCTGCCGCCGCAGATGCGGGTGTCGTGGATCGTCGAGCGGAAGGCGGCGTCGTTCGATCCTCGGCCGCCGGGCTCGGACATCGCCGGGCTGGCCCAGCGCAAGCGGCAGGCGTTCCTCGCCGGGCGCGTGCAGGACATCGAGGCGCACGTTGCCTGGAGCTTCGACCCGGGTCTGCGGCGGACGGCAAGCGTCCGCGGGCGTGGCTGGTGGCGGGCGCATCTGGCCGAGTGGCTGCGGCGGCGGCGCGCGCCGCACGAGTCCGTCTACCTCGGGGCCGACATCGCTCGGGCGGCCAGAACGGGAGCGGCGACGATGGCCGCCGCGGCGGCCCGTGTCGCGGACGTGACCCCCATCGAGATCCTCGCGCGGGACGAGGCGGCGGCGGTCCTGTACCGGCTGGTCAACGGCGGCATCGGCGGTTGGACCGCGGGCATGCGTACTGACGCCGGGGTCAACTGGCGGCTCGCGGGCGAGGACGTGGCGGCCGAGCGGCACGCGCTGCACGTCGGGGGCTCACAGGTCGGCGTCTGGTCGTGCGTCGCGCCGCCGGCGACCGTCACGGCGAACGCGCTGGAGGAGCTGTACGCCCTGCGGGCGCCGATGACCGTCGTGCTGGAGTGGCGGCCGTGGTCGCGGGAGGCGGCGCGCCGGAAGATGCGCTCGGCGCAGCGGCACTACTTCTCGAAGCGCTACTCGATGGCCGCCCACATGCAGGAGAAGGAGGGGACGGCCGCCGCGCTCGAGGATGCCGCCGCGAGCATCGAGGCGCGGCGGGCCGGCGAGGCGCTCGTCGAGCTGGAGACCGAAGGCGTCGGCTACGGGGACGTGGCGCTGTCGGTTACGGTGCGCGGCTCGGCCGAGCAACTGGAGCAGTGGGGCGCCGACATCCAGCGGGTCTTCGGCGGGCTGGACGCGAAGGCGGCGCGCGAGTCCTACGGGCAGCTTGCCGTGTGGTTCGGGCGGCTGCCCGGCCAGCCGGCGTCGCGGCAGCCGCGCCGCGTCTTCGTCTCGGCCGGCGTGGCGGCCTGCATGGCGCCGCTCTTCGGCCCGCCGCGCGGGAGCCGCCGGTGCTCGCATCTCGATGCGCCGGCGCTGACCGTGTTCGAGACGCCGGCCGGCACGCCCTACCACTACGACCTGTTCGGGGGCCGGGACGTGGGCCATACGCTGATGCTCGGCGCCACGGGCTCGGGCAAGAGCTTCACGCTCAACTTCCTGCTCGTCCAGGCGCTCCAGTACAAACCGCGGGTCCTCATTCTCGACCTCGGCGGCAGCTACCTCGCCCTGACGCAGTTCCTCGGCGGCGGCTACCTCGGACTGTCTCCCGAGAAGGACGCGATCCCGCTCCGGCCGTTCAGCCTGGAGCCGACCGAGCGGACGGTCCAGTTCCTCTCGGCCTGGGTGCTGCGCCTGCTGCGGATCGGCGGCTGGGAGGAGTCGAGCGGCGACCTGTCGGAAGTCCGGGCGCGCATCGAGGACCTGTACGCGCTGGCCCCGGTGCGCCGGTCGCTCGGGAACCTCGTGCGGTCTCTGCCGG
Above is a window of Acidobacteriota bacterium DNA encoding:
- a CDS encoding type IV secretion system DNA-binding domain-containing protein → MKDDTGALAHELPYWGWVDERTCLTRHGELVTVGRLVPVVTDGRRAEDLDAVAGRWQRMLSGLPPQMRVSWIVERKAASFDPRPPGSDIAGLAQRKRQAFLAGRVQDIEAHVAWSFDPGLRRTASVRGRGWWRAHLAEWLRRRRAPHESVYLGADIARAARTGAATMAAAAARVADVTPIEILARDEAAAVLYRLVNGGIGGWTAGMRTDAGVNWRLAGEDVAAERHALHVGGSQVGVWSCVAPPATVTANALEELYALRAPMTVVLEWRPWSREAARRKMRSAQRHYFSKRYSMAAHMQEKEGTAAALEDAAASIEARRAGEALVELETEGVGYGDVALSVTVRGSAEQLEQWGADIQRVFGGLDAKAARESYGQLAVWFGRLPGQPASRQPRRVFVSAGVAACMAPLFGPPRGSRRCSHLDAPALTVFETPAGTPYHYDLFGGRDVGHTLMLGATGSGKSFTLNFLLVQALQYKPRVLILDLGGSYLALTQFLGGGYLGLSPEKDAIPLRPFSLEPTERTVQFLSAWVLRLLRIGGWEESSGDLSEVRARIEDLYALAPVRRSLGNLVRSLPAPMWPALSRWHGSGAWGKWFDNPPAEDADLTLADWQVIDLAGAVEHEDWCEAALLYLLERLRTEIESPAEATRLKLMVVDEAWRYLRDPVVLGRLTEAARTWRKRNAALILATQSVTDITETAGAAALLESMPTRLFLANPDFPAAGQATFQLNDDELRTVRELEPKRELYLRRPTTAAILRLAVDPESYWLYTSSAGEAQRRAEMVDRYGVEGAIVRLAAGLDHHRAAVLG
- a CDS encoding TrbC/VirB2 family protein — encoded protein: MRRWPRRSPATRRGTTCDRDAGVRTRPVGSRPVGCRRRERPLDGGAPRARGLSRRTGRRPGADGVRGDGLAGLGGVRNRVTRRRTMRRYGWLRFGLTAAVLLAYGELLLAQGRSPWVQAVNNLQQAFTGPIARGLALVAIVVGGLMFAFQEGGSKQALAGIIFGLGMALGAANFITWLF